GTCTTGGCGGCGAGCATCTCCAGCGAATCGAGCACGGACTTGGCCGCGCGCAAATTGATCGTTTTTTCGCCGGTGCCCGGGTGCGGGATCTGGCCGAGGAAAAGTCCGGCATTCTGAGCCTGGAGGATGACGAATTCGTTGAAGCGGGGATCGGCGGCGGCCATGGGGGAAAGGTGGGGAAGCAGCCAATGGCCAAGCGAGCGGAAAATCCGCATCCGGGGAAGGAAGCTTGGCACCGGGGGCCAATCCGGTAGCGTGCCGCCCCCGCTCACCCATGGATCCCGATTCCCTCAGCCGCCGCTTGCTTGGATCCGTCTCGAGGGACTTTTTCCGCCCGCTATCCCGTCCCTCCGCGGCCATCTACATCGATTGCGCCGACCGGATCGCGGATATCGCCGGCGATTGGGGCCGTATCCCGCATACGGACGCGATCGCCCTGGTCCGCGAAACGCTGGCCTCCCACCCGGAAATCCTGCTGGCCGAGGACGAGGGCGCCTCGCTGCGGGATGCCCGCCAGCGCGCCGGGCAGCTCTTCAACCGCCTCTGCGACGCCGGCTGGCTGGAGGACCAGCAGCTCGGCCTGCACGAACGCTGGACGCTGGTTTCCCCCGGCCTGCGCCCGCTGCTACGTCTGCTTCGGGAGCTGGCGGAGGAGGAAATCGCCGAGCTGACGACCTTCGCCGACACGGTGCGGGGGGTGTGCGAGACCTTGGAGCGGCCGGAGGTGCTGCACCCGGCCTTCCGCACCACCGACGAGCTCCGCGCCACGGTCACGGACCTCAACTCCCGCCTGGAAAGCGCCGTGATCCAGCTCCACGGGGTGGAAAAGCTCATCTCGATCTTCGACCAAAGGCAACGCGCCAGCGAGTCCCCTGCCGAAACGCTGCGGCTGCTCTACGCCGAGTTCGGCACCGGCCAGCACATGGTCTGCTACGACGCACTTCGCCGGAATGGCCTGCTGCCGCGTTTGCAAGTGGCTCGCACCAAGGTGGCCGACTTGCGCGATCAGGCGCTCGTGAAGGAGCGACTCGCCGAGGGCTTCGCGGCCCACTATGGCTGGCATCCCGATGAAGCCTACTCGCGGGCAGAGCGCGCCCTGCGCGATCTCGAGCGGCGGCTCGCTTCGATCCGCCTGGTGGCGGACGCCATCGACGCCCGCATGGCCGGCTTCAACCGCCTCTCCCAGCAACGCTACAGCTACCAGACCGAGTTGCGAGGACGCCG
This genomic interval from Luteolibacter arcticus contains the following:
- a CDS encoding DUF1844 domain-containing protein, coding for MAAADPRFNEFVILQAQNAGLFLGQIPHPGTGEKTINLRAAKSVLDSLEMLAAKTAGNLTEIEEKLLTTALANLRPLYEKSVG
- a CDS encoding Wadjet anti-phage system protein JetA family protein encodes the protein MDPDSLSRRLLGSVSRDFFRPLSRPSAAIYIDCADRIADIAGDWGRIPHTDAIALVRETLASHPEILLAEDEGASLRDARQRAGQLFNRLCDAGWLEDQQLGLHERWTLVSPGLRPLLRLLRELAEEEIAELTTFADTVRGVCETLERPEVLHPAFRTTDELRATVTDLNSRLESAVIQLHGVEKLISIFDQRQRASESPAETLRLLYAEFGTGQHMVCYDALRRNGLLPRLQVARTKVADLRDQALVKERLAEGFAAHYGWHPDEAYSRAERALRDLERRLASIRLVADAIDARMAGFNRLSQQRYSYQTELRGRRPEIVKSYCDAINAAHTGSKLASFRDTAPDFTPMVPEMRCFYGVESLARTRRVRAAADLSFGGGDGPRDDEDDTLQALKERQRLALTPQRAARLVARLLDEVAASIGTETIKSASIDDVLDLLATAAYDHATMADGRVLRWAADGPRRLDGLEPGAIPMDEQSDWTIERFTLTRQA